Part of the Acidobacteriota bacterium genome is shown below.
CTTTACTTCTGCCCTCAGCACCAATCACTGGTACTCGTCGCTGCCCAATGAGTCATCTGCGCTGCTCTGCTGATTCGCCATCGGGGCGAGGCGAATTGGAGCAATCGCCCCACTGCGGAACTTCAGTGGGTCGAAAGGTCGCATGGGTGCGATCTAGCCCGCCCTTCTCCCGAGAGGCCGTAGGTTCTTGAAGATGCAAGGCACCCGTCGCTGCCACGACGCAGCCGTACTCTATGTACTGCGAGGAGAGCAGGCGACGGAAAACGCAGCAGATTCGGGGACATACGGACTCGCAGCGGAAAGCTCGTGAGAAGGGCGGGCTAGCTCCTGTGAGCTCGGCGCCATGCGCTTGGGGGGTGCCCATGAAAGCGCTTGAAGGTGCGGTGAAAATGGGAACGGCTCGCGAAGCCGACGCGGAACGCTATCGCCTCGATCGTCTCGTCGGTATCCAGCATGAGCTGCCGAGCCACGGCGAGGCGCGAGCCAGCGATCCAATCGGTGACACTGCGCCCGGTCTCTCGCTTCACCGTATCGGAGGTGTGAGAGCGTGACCGAGCCACGTGTCGGGCGACGTCGGCCAGCGAGATGCTGTCGAGTGCATTGGCGGAGATGAAGGCCAAGGCTCGAGAACAGAGTGACTCACCATGGCTTTGTTCATGGGAGCCGATCGTGGCGCTCGCACGATGGATCGCGACCGCGATTCGGATCAGCTCCGCCTCGACGACGAGCTCATGACCGGAGTCGCTAGTCTCCAACTCGTGCTCGATGTTCTCCAGCGCTCCGACCACCATCGCGTGGGTGCTCGAAGAGAGTTGTCGCCGGGCCGAAGCCCCTCGCATCACGGCCCTGAACGCCTGGCTCAGAAAGTCGAGCCGACCCGCGGCGTGATGTAGGCAAGAGGCGCAGAGTGCGATGCCCAAGGCGACCGCGTCTTGGCAGGAGACGAGGTAGTGGGGCGTGCCCTCGGGAATCAGCAGTACGTCGCCCTGGGAGAGCGAGTAGGTCGCGTTGCTCCACATCGAAGCTCGTCCTTCGATGAGAGTCAGGAGTACGGCTTCTGGATGAGCCACCGGCTGGGGTGTCGTCGGCTTTCGTAGGGAGTACCGGGCCACGTGCACCGTTCGGTGCTCCAACGCAATGGTCTTGAGACGGGTCATCGAACAAGTGATCAGTGAGCGACCGTCAACGCGATGGCCATGCTCGCACCGGCCCGTGCGCCTTGGGCCGCGGCTTCAACCACTTGTTGTGCGGGCATGGTCAGGTCTCCAGCCGCCCACAGCATGGGATGTTCTGTCGCGCCACGCTCGTCGACGACGACATATCCACGTTCGTCCAGCTCGAGGTCGAGGTCAGCCACGAGGCTGCACTGCCGCTGCTCTGCGATCACAAAAAGCCCTTCGCGCTCGAGAGCGGTTCCATCGGCAAGCAGAATCTCGCGCAGCTCTGAGCCTGGTCCTGAAAGTCGCTCGATCCGCGACGTGAGGATGGGGATGTCGAGCGCAGCCAGTGCCTCGGCCGTCTCTTTCGGAAGTTGTTCGCCGTGGGTGAGCACCACCACATCCCGCGACCAGCTTCTCAAGAGAGGTGCGATATGTCCCGCGGACTCGTTGGAGCCGAGGACAGCGAGTGGCCGGTCCCGCATTTCCCAGCCGTGGCAGAAGGGGCAGTGATGGATCGAGGACCCCCAGCGCTCTTGGTAGCCGGGAATCTGCGGATGCTGGTCGATGACGCCGGTGGCGACGAGCGCAGCGCGGGCCGTGATCACTTTTTCTCCTGCCAGCTCCGCCTGCCATCGCTCGCCCGAGCGCGACAGTCGCTCGACGGTGGCGCTCCGCCGTTGTACGGATGGGTAGGCTGCCATTTGCTGCCAGGCGATCGTCCGAAGATCAGCCGGTGGCAAGCCGTCGCGAGTCAGGAAGTTGTGCATTGCCTGAGAAACGGCGTGTCGAGGATTCCCTCGGTCGAGCACGACAACGCGCTTGCGCGCACGGCCGAGGTACAGGGCGGCGCTCAGACCTGCGGGTCCGCCGCCAACGATGATTGCGTCGTAGTCGTCTTGGTTTTTCATTGCCATAGCGGTGGAGGAAGTGCTGAGAGGTCTGAAGGCCTCGAATCCAGCCAAAATGAAAAGGCCCGCCGCCCTCTGCAGGAACGACCGTCGGGTTCGGTTCGAAGGCAGAGCGGGTCATCGTCGTTCATCCTGGGTTGAGATCAGGGCCCGTTCATCGGTGCCCATTTCCCTGCTGATCGAAAGCCTAGGCCTGTTGTTTGGCGCCGTCTAGTGCTCATTTTCGGGTTTTTGTGCCCGATCTTTCGCACGATTCCCTGCAGCGGCGGTGCGCTGCCGGGACCGACCTCTTGGAGCGGCCGGATTGTCTTGGAGCGTTTTCGCCAGTGGCCGTGGAACCGAGCTCAGCCCTCGGCCAGCGGGAGGCGGACCTGGACTTGGGCGCCCCCTTGGGGGTGGTTGCTGGCCTGGATGTTGCCGCCGCGGCCCTCGACGATGGCGCGGGTGATGGCGAGGCCGAGGCCGGAGTGGCCGTTCTTCTGGTCGTCCTGGCGGTAGGAGAAGAAGCGGTCGAAGATGCGGTCGATGTGCTCTGGGGGGATGCCCGGGCCGTGGTCGCGGACGGTCATCAGCGCCTGGTGGCCGTCGGCTTCGAGGGTGAGGCGTACGGGCTGGTCCGGAGGCGAGAAGCTGAGGGCGTTGTCGAGCAGGTTTTCGACCACCTGGGCGATGCGCTCGGGGACGGCGGTGATGGTCAGCGCCGGGATGTCGCCGAGCTCGATGGCGGAGCCGCGCAGGCGATAGCCGTCGGCCACCGCCTGGAGCAGCTCGTCGAGGCGGAAGTCGACGACTTCGCCCTGCTCGAGGCCGGCGTCGATGCCGCTGATCTCGCGCACCGCCGAGAGCAGGTGCTCGAGGCGCTTGCCCTGTTTGAGGATGACCTGCTGGAAGCGCTCCCGGTCGGCAGGCTGCTCGACGTCGCCGAGCATTTCGGCGGCGGTGCGGATGGAGGCGAGAGGGTTCTTGAACTCGTGGGAAAGGTCGGCGGCGAAGGATTCGGTGAGGCGGGCGCGCTCTTCGAGGCGGCGGGTGAGCTCTTCGAGGGCGCGCGCCAGGTCGCCGATCTCGTCGGCTTTTTCGGAGCCCTGGAAGCGACCCTTGAGGCGGCCCCGGCGATCCACCAGGTCACGGGCCTCGTCGCGCAGGCGCACCAGCGGCCGGGCGATGGTGGTGGCGACCAGCAGGGAGAGCACCACGGCGGCGACCAGCGAGGCGAGGAAGACGCGGAAGATGTTGAGCCGTACGGCCCCCAAGGAGCGCAAGATGCGGGCCGTCGATTGCGACACCAAAACCGCGCCGACGACTTCGCCCTGGTCGACGATCGGAATGGCGCTGTGGAGCATGGTCACGGCGCGCTCGTCGACGCCCCTGCCGGGGATGACTCGCAGGTCGGCGCCGTAGCGTCCGGCGAGGGCTTCCTGAACGGCCGGTCCACGTAGTGGTGCGTTGGCGTCGGCGTTCCAGTACAAACCGGCCTGGGCGCCCGGCAGGTCGGGTCGCGGGCGCAGCCGCCGGTAGAAGCGATAGACGTCGGTGGCGAGCTCGTAGAGGCGGTCTTGGGGCTCGCCGCCGGTGCGGCTCGCCTTCGCGGAGGTTGGGCTGAGGTCGCGGCGCGGTCCCAGGCGGCTGGAATCGGCGATCACCAGGCCGGCGGCGTCGATCACCCGCAGGCGTGCCTGGAGGCGGCGGTTGAGCTCGATCAGGAGACGGTCGGCCTCGGCGGCGTCGAGACTGCCGCGGCCGGAGAGGGCGGCGGCCATCAGGCGCGCCTGCTGCACCATGGCGCGCTCCTGGGAGTCGAGGAGCTGGCGCTCGTAGGTGTCGAGGGAGAGAAAGCCGGCCACCGGCAGGAAGACCAGCAGCAGGTTGAAGGCCAGCAGTCGGAGGGTGAGGGGTGATAGCAACCCCTTGCCCTTCAAGCGCCTCCCCTGGAACGCAATGGCATGGTCCGTCGCCCTGTCAGGGACTGCCGGCTTCGAGCTCGCGGTAGCGGTAGCCGAGGCCGTAGACGGTCTCAATGGCGTCGAACTCGGGGGCCGCCGTCATCACCTTCTTGCGCAGCCGTTTGATGTGGCTGTCGATGGTGCGCTCGCTGATGTAGGTGTCGTGGGGGTAGCCGTCTTCGATGAGCTGCTGGCGGGTCTTGACGTGACCCGGCCGGCGGGCCAGGGAGCACAGGATCAGGAACTCGGTGACGGTGAGGGGCAGGGGCGTGTCCCGCCAGCGCGCCTGGTAGCGGTCGAGGTCCATCTCGAGGGCCCCGACCTGCACCAGGCGATCGGCCGGCGCCGGCGTCGAGCTCAAGGCCAGGCGGCGGAAGAGCACCTTGACCCGGGCGAGCAGCTCGCGCATCGAGAACGGCTTGCACAGGTAGTCGTCGGCGCCCAGCTCGAGGCCCAGCACGCGGTCGAACTCCTCGTCCTTCGAGGTCAGAAAGACGATTGGCAGGTGCTCCGAGACGGCGCGCAGCCGGCGGCAGAGCTCGAGGCCGTCCATGCGCGGCATCAGGATGTCCAAGATGGCGAGCTGGGGAGCCGAGCGGGCGCCGTTTTCGAAGGCCCCT
Proteins encoded:
- a CDS encoding response regulator transcription factor — protein: MNKADPTANGSIVLVDDEEDIRDTVGFALRREGYQVDVYPDGATAWETLEGAFENGARSAPQLAILDILMPRMDGLELCRRLRAVSEHLPIVFLTSKDEEFDRVLGLELGADDYLCKPFSMRELLARVKVLFRRLALSSTPAPADRLVQVGALEMDLDRYQARWRDTPLPLTVTEFLILCSLARRPGHVKTRQQLIEDGYPHDTYISERTIDSHIKRLRKKVMTAAPEFDAIETVYGLGYRYRELEAGSP
- a CDS encoding AraC family transcriptional regulator encodes the protein MWSNATYSLSQGDVLLIPEGTPHYLVSCQDAVALGIALCASCLHHAAGRLDFLSQAFRAVMRGASARRQLSSSTHAMVVGALENIEHELETSDSGHELVVEAELIRIAVAIHRASATIGSHEQSHGESLCSRALAFISANALDSISLADVARHVARSRSHTSDTVKRETGRSVTDWIAGSRLAVARQLMLDTDETIEAIAFRVGFASRSHFHRTFKRFHGHPPSAWRRAHRS
- a CDS encoding NAD(P)/FAD-dependent oxidoreductase, which translates into the protein MKNQDDYDAIIVGGGPAGLSAALYLGRARKRVVVLDRGNPRHAVSQAMHNFLTRDGLPPADLRTIAWQQMAAYPSVQRRSATVERLSRSGERWQAELAGEKVITARAALVATGVIDQHPQIPGYQERWGSSIHHCPFCHGWEMRDRPLAVLGSNESAGHIAPLLRSWSRDVVVLTHGEQLPKETAEALAALDIPILTSRIERLSGPGSELREILLADGTALEREGLFVIAEQRQCSLVADLDLELDERGYVVVDERGATEHPMLWAAGDLTMPAQQVVEAAAQGARAGASMAIALTVAH
- a CDS encoding ATP-binding protein, with the translated sequence MLSPLTLRLLAFNLLLVFLPVAGFLSLDTYERQLLDSQERAMVQQARLMAAALSGRGSLDAAEADRLLIELNRRLQARLRVIDAAGLVIADSSRLGPRRDLSPTSAKASRTGGEPQDRLYELATDVYRFYRRLRPRPDLPGAQAGLYWNADANAPLRGPAVQEALAGRYGADLRVIPGRGVDERAVTMLHSAIPIVDQGEVVGAVLVSQSTARILRSLGAVRLNIFRVFLASLVAAVVLSLLVATTIARPLVRLRDEARDLVDRRGRLKGRFQGSEKADEIGDLARALEELTRRLEERARLTESFAADLSHEFKNPLASIRTAAEMLGDVEQPADRERFQQVILKQGKRLEHLLSAVREISGIDAGLEQGEVVDFRLDELLQAVADGYRLRGSAIELGDIPALTITAVPERIAQVVENLLDNALSFSPPDQPVRLTLEADGHQALMTVRDHGPGIPPEHIDRIFDRFFSYRQDDQKNGHSGLGLAITRAIVEGRGGNIQASNHPQGGAQVQVRLPLAEG